A genomic segment from Arcobacter acticola encodes:
- the hisC gene encoding histidinol-phosphate transaminase: MQFNKVLENVTTYEAGKPIELVVREYGVKPESVIKLASNENPYGTSPKVTAKIQELAKNMFVYPDDSMYELKEALANKFEVESSNVIIGSGSDQILEFCVHAKCEKDSKILMAKTTFAMYEIYGKQTGATIIKTEDDQHNLEQFSKLYKEHGADVIFLCLPNNPLGECVDKDDVYAFLETIDSNTLVVVDGAYQEYASFKDEKKRIVAKDLITKFPNTIYLGTFSKAYALGGMRVGYGIAQANIIKTLYKLRAPFNITTLTLAAAIEALKDEEFVNECIAKNFEEMTRYEEYAKSKGFEYIPSYTNFITIKFADKFVSKEVAQKLLERGVIVRDLTGYGQNAIRITIGRNEQNTKVFEQLDEVLENLK, translated from the coding sequence ATGCAATTTAATAAAGTATTAGAAAATGTTACAACTTATGAAGCTGGAAAACCAATAGAACTAGTTGTAAGAGAGTATGGTGTAAAACCTGAAAGTGTAATCAAATTAGCTTCAAATGAAAATCCTTATGGAACAAGTCCAAAAGTTACTGCAAAGATTCAAGAATTAGCAAAAAATATGTTTGTTTATCCTGATGATTCAATGTATGAATTAAAAGAAGCATTAGCAAATAAATTTGAAGTTGAAAGTTCAAATGTAATTATTGGCTCTGGAAGTGACCAAATTTTAGAATTTTGTGTACATGCAAAATGTGAAAAAGATTCAAAAATTTTAATGGCAAAAACAACATTTGCAATGTATGAAATTTATGGAAAACAAACAGGTGCAACTATTATTAAAACTGAAGATGATCAACATAATCTTGAGCAGTTTTCAAAATTATATAAAGAGCATGGAGCTGATGTTATATTTTTATGTTTACCAAATAATCCATTAGGTGAATGTGTAGATAAAGATGATGTTTATGCTTTTTTAGAGACAATAGATTCAAATACATTAGTTGTAGTTGATGGAGCTTATCAAGAGTATGCATCTTTTAAAGATGAGAAAAAAAGAATTGTAGCTAAAGATTTAATAACTAAATTCCCAAATACAATCTATTTAGGAACATTTTCTAAAGCTTATGCTCTTGGTGGAATGAGAGTTGGTTATGGTATTGCTCAAGCTAATATTATAAAAACTTTATATAAATTAAGAGCTCCATTTAATATTACAACTTTAACGCTTGCAGCTGCTATTGAAGCACTTAAAGATGAAGAGTTTGTAAATGAGTGTATTGCAAAAAACTTTGAAGAGATGACAAGATATGAAGAGTATGCAAAATCTAAAGGATTTGAATATATTCCTTCATACACAAATTTTATTACAATTAAATTTGCTGATAAATTTGTTTCAAAAGAAGTTGCTCAAAAACTTCTTGAAAGAGGAGTAATTGTAAGAGATTTAACTGGTTATGGTCAAAATGCAATTAGAATTACAATTGGAAGAAATGAGCAAAATACAAAAGTATTTGAACAATTAGACGAAGTATTAGAAAATTTAAAATAA
- the pheA gene encoding chorismate mutase, whose translation MSEEGLLDLRNKLDNIDNKLLELINERMHIVHQVGALKAKSGGAIYRPEREKAIIDRLEKINSENNGLLNRSAIEALFLEIFAISRNIELPENIAYLGPEGSFTHQAAEGRFGAMSSYISVSSIKGVFREVNTKKVKFGVIPIENSSNGIVTDTITCLSEYNLKIIAEVVLDIHHTLATTCDKIKDIKRIYSKDIAFDQCRKFLTNMGLDEVEQIPVESTTKAAKLAAREPETAAICAHVGAKLHNLPILFENIEDKDNNKTRFFIISDFENAQSGNDKTSILVKLPDRQGVLVEFLTDFNNAGINLTKIKSHIVEGNSIFFIDFDGHKDDENVKNILLKYKNSVKVLGSYVKEINDI comes from the coding sequence ATGAGTGAAGAGGGATTATTAGACTTAAGAAATAAGCTTGATAATATTGACAATAAACTTTTGGAATTAATCAACGAAAGAATGCATATTGTTCATCAAGTTGGTGCTTTAAAAGCAAAAAGTGGTGGAGCAATATATAGACCTGAAAGGGAAAAAGCTATTATTGATAGATTGGAAAAAATCAATAGTGAAAATAATGGTTTATTAAATAGAAGTGCCATTGAAGCACTATTCTTAGAGATTTTTGCAATTTCAAGAAATATTGAATTACCTGAAAATATAGCTTATTTAGGACCTGAAGGAAGTTTTACTCATCAGGCTGCTGAAGGAAGATTTGGAGCTATGAGTTCATATATTTCAGTTAGTTCTATAAAGGGTGTTTTTAGAGAAGTTAACACTAAAAAAGTAAAGTTTGGTGTGATTCCTATTGAGAATTCATCAAATGGAATCGTAACTGATACAATTACTTGTTTAAGTGAATATAATTTAAAAATTATTGCTGAAGTTGTATTGGATATTCATCATACACTTGCAACTACTTGCGATAAAATAAAAGATATAAAAAGAATATATTCAAAAGATATCGCTTTTGATCAGTGTAGAAAATTTTTAACAAATATGGGTCTTGATGAAGTTGAACAAATACCAGTTGAATCTACAACAAAAGCTGCGAAACTAGCTGCACGTGAACCTGAAACTGCTGCTATTTGTGCACATGTTGGGGCAAAGTTACATAATCTTCCTATTCTATTTGAAAATATTGAAGATAAAGACAATAATAAAACAAGATTCTTTATAATAAGTGATTTTGAAAATGCTCAAAGTGGAAATGATAAAACATCAATTTTAGTAAAATTACCAGATAGACAAGGTGTATTAGTTGAATTTTTAACAGATTTTAATAATGCTGGAATAAATTTAACAAAAATTAAATCACATATTGTTGAAGGAAATTCAATTTTCTTTATTGATTTTGATGGACATAAAGATGATGAAAATGTTAAAAATATCCTACTAAAATACAAAAATAGTGTTAAAGTATTAGGATCGTATGTTAAAGAAATAAATGATATTTAG
- the lysA gene encoding diaminopimelate decarboxylase: MSINFKELANKYQTPYYVYDFDHITKQYEELKGAFKARKSLVAYAVKANSNLSVIKHLAQLGAGADCVSIGEVKRALKVGIAPYKIIFSGVGKIDSEIKEALELDILMINVESDAELNRVEIIAAELGKVARISIRVNPNIDPQTHPYISTGLHENKFGVDIDTAKRMYIQCKNSPSLDPVGMHCHIGSQLTQLQPIKESVKIVADLVRNLKAIKIELSFMDIGGGLGIVYKDEVLIDTKEYAQSVLDNMFGLDITIICEPGRFLVGNCGTFVTKVLYEKINGNKRFIIVDGAMNDLIRPSLYNAYHKIEVLNDNQEFSDCNLVGPVCESGDFFAKNVELPKTEHNDLVAIYSAGAYGFTMASNYNTRGRVAEIAIENGNDRLIRKRETFEDIIALEEEFIK, from the coding sequence ATGAGTATAAATTTTAAAGAGTTAGCAAATAAATATCAAACACCTTATTATGTGTATGATTTTGATCATATTACAAAACAATATGAGGAATTAAAAGGGGCTTTTAAAGCTAGAAAATCACTTGTTGCATATGCTGTTAAAGCAAATTCAAATCTATCTGTGATTAAGCATTTAGCACAACTTGGTGCAGGTGCAGATTGTGTTAGTATTGGTGAAGTAAAACGTGCTTTAAAAGTTGGTATTGCTCCTTATAAAATCATTTTTTCAGGGGTTGGAAAGATTGATTCAGAAATTAAAGAAGCTTTAGAACTTGATATTTTAATGATAAATGTTGAAAGTGACGCTGAGTTAAATAGAGTTGAAATTATTGCTGCTGAACTTGGAAAGGTTGCTAGAATTTCTATTAGAGTAAATCCAAATATTGATCCTCAAACTCATCCATATATTTCAACTGGTTTACATGAAAATAAATTTGGTGTTGATATTGATACAGCAAAAAGAATGTATATCCAATGTAAAAACTCACCTAGTTTAGACCCTGTTGGAATGCACTGTCATATTGGTTCTCAATTAACTCAATTACAACCAATTAAAGAGTCTGTTAAAATAGTTGCTGATTTAGTAAGAAACTTAAAAGCTATAAAAATCGAATTATCATTTATGGATATTGGTGGTGGTTTAGGTATTGTTTATAAAGATGAAGTTTTAATTGATACAAAAGAGTATGCACAAAGTGTATTAGATAATATGTTTGGTTTAGATATTACAATCATTTGTGAACCAGGAAGATTTTTAGTTGGAAACTGCGGAACTTTTGTAACAAAAGTTTTATATGAAAAAATTAATGGAAACAAAAGATTTATTATTGTTGATGGAGCTATGAATGATTTAATTAGACCATCTCTATATAATGCATATCATAAAATTGAAGTTTTAAATGACAATCAAGAGTTTTCAGATTGTAATCTTGTAGGTCCTGTTTGTGAAAGTGGTGACTTTTTTGCTAAAAATGTAGAATTACCAAAAACTGAACATAATGATTTAGTAGCTATTTATTCTGCTGGTGCTTATGGATTTACAATGGCTAGTAACTATAATACAAGAGGAAGAGTTGCTGAAATTGCAATTGAAAATGGAAATGATAGATTAATTAGAAAAAGAGAAACTTTTGAAGATATAATTGCTTTAGAAGAAGAGTTTATTAAATAA
- the fabI gene encoding enoyl-ACP reductase FabI — MFMKGKKGVILGVANDKSIAYGIAKACIAQGAQIAFTYLNDSLKKRVEPIAAEFGSADFVYPCDVSNPDEIKALKESLEKDMGQIDFIVHSIAFAPKEGLSGRFYDISKQAFDIAMDVSVYSLIEVVRELKPLLSNNSSVLTLTYYGGAKYIPNYNLMGVAKAALEMTTKYLAEDLGRDGIRVNAISAGPIKTLAAAGIGEFRFMLKWNEAHSPLKKNVSIDEVGNSGMYLLSDLSSAVTGEIHYVDCGYNIMGMPATSFDENGKQTIAWNGEK, encoded by the coding sequence ATGTTTATGAAGGGTAAAAAAGGTGTAATTTTAGGAGTTGCAAATGATAAGTCTATTGCTTATGGTATTGCAAAAGCTTGTATCGCTCAAGGTGCACAAATTGCATTTACATATTTAAATGATTCTTTAAAAAAAAGAGTTGAACCAATTGCAGCAGAATTTGGAAGTGCTGATTTTGTATATCCTTGTGATGTTTCAAATCCTGATGAAATCAAAGCTTTAAAAGAATCACTTGAAAAAGATATGGGACAAATTGATTTTATTGTTCACTCAATTGCATTTGCTCCAAAAGAAGGATTATCTGGAAGATTTTATGATATTTCAAAACAAGCTTTTGATATTGCAATGGATGTCTCTGTTTACTCTTTAATTGAAGTAGTAAGAGAATTAAAACCATTATTAAGTAATAACTCTTCTGTATTAACTCTAACATATTATGGTGGAGCAAAATATATTCCAAACTATAATCTAATGGGTGTTGCAAAAGCAGCTCTTGAAATGACAACTAAATACTTAGCAGAAGATTTAGGACGTGATGGAATTAGAGTAAATGCTATAAGTGCTGGTCCTATTAAAACTTTAGCAGCAGCAGGAATTGGTGAATTTAGATTTATGCTTAAATGGAATGAAGCTCATTCTCCATTAAAGAAAAATGTATCAATTGACGAAGTTGGAAACTCTGGTATGTATTTATTATCTGATTTATCAAGTGCAGTAACAGGTGAAATTCATTATGTTGATTGTGGTTATAACATTATGGGAATGCCAGCAACTTCATTTGATGAAAACGGCAAACAGACTATCGCCTGGAACGGAGAAAAATAG
- a CDS encoding triose-phosphate isomerase, whose protein sequence is MIIASNFKTNHTRQSTALFVNEVNDYIKKNNISSEVFVFPTATSLDSFEVVSNFSIGAQNAYPIVTGSFTGEIGTSQLDEFGIKTILIGHSERRHILGETQNKIAKKYDFYKELGYKIIYCIGEPLEVKNKGLDQTLEYIYEQFNEIDTKYENLILAYEPVWAIGTGVTATNDDIENIHRAIKEKFPKPLLYGGSVKVENVREICQIPNVDGALIGTASWKTEDFIQILENTKDL, encoded by the coding sequence ATGATAATTGCAAGTAATTTCAAAACTAATCATACAAGACAGTCAACGGCTTTATTTGTAAATGAAGTTAATGATTATATAAAAAAGAATAATATTTCAAGTGAAGTTTTTGTTTTCCCAACAGCTACTTCTCTTGATTCTTTTGAGGTAGTTTCAAATTTCTCTATAGGTGCACAAAATGCTTATCCAATAGTTACTGGATCATTTACAGGAGAAATAGGAACTTCTCAACTTGATGAGTTTGGAATTAAAACAATTTTAATAGGTCACAGTGAAAGAAGACATATTTTAGGTGAAACACAAAATAAAATTGCTAAAAAATATGACTTTTATAAAGAGTTAGGATATAAGATAATTTATTGTATTGGTGAACCTTTAGAAGTTAAAAATAAAGGACTTGATCAAACATTAGAGTATATTTATGAACAGTTTAATGAAATTGATACAAAGTATGAAAATCTTATTCTAGCTTATGAACCTGTTTGGGCTATTGGAACAGGAGTTACTGCTACTAATGATGATATAGAAAATATACATAGAGCAATTAAAGAAAAATTTCCAAAACCACTTTTATATGGTGGAAGTGTAAAAGTAGAAAATGTAAGAGAAATTTGCCAAATACCAAATGTAGATGGTGCATTAATTGGAACAGCTTCTTGGAAAACGGAAGATTTTATACAAATATTAGAAAATACAAAGGATTTATAA
- a CDS encoding phosphoglycerate kinase, whose protein sequence is MKLQEIKNIDISGKKIFIRCDFNVPMDEYNNITDDRRIRSALNTIRYCIDNDCAVILASHFGRPKGGFEEEFSLQPIAKRLHTLLKQEIKMAPSIICDETIQMAKELQAGEILLLENMRFEKGETTNDEELSSKLASMADVYINDAFGVSHRAHSSVEGIAKYFDMEHKAAGFLMAKEIKFFHHIVHNPKRPFISIVGGSKVSGKLEALHNLVPKVDKIIIGGGMAFTFLKALGHEIGNSLVEEDLIPEAVKIMEQAKQLGVKLYLPVDVVAAEAFNAEAIAKIVTVQEIPKDWMGLDIGPASALLFSEALQDANTILWNGPMGVYEMDKFAKGSTKISHAVASSFATTVVGGGDTADLVRVTGDEDEMTFISTGGGASLELIEGKILPGVKALVIEDDNE, encoded by the coding sequence TTGAAATTACAAGAAATTAAAAATATTGATATATCAGGAAAGAAAATTTTCATTAGATGTGATTTTAATGTACCAATGGATGAGTACAATAATATTACTGATGATAGAAGAATTAGAAGTGCGTTAAATACTATTAGATATTGTATTGACAATGATTGTGCAGTTATTTTAGCTTCACATTTTGGAAGACCAAAAGGTGGATTTGAAGAAGAATTCTCATTACAACCAATTGCAAAAAGATTACATACTCTTTTAAAACAAGAAATAAAAATGGCTCCAAGTATTATTTGTGACGAAACAATACAAATGGCAAAAGAATTACAAGCTGGTGAAATTTTATTATTAGAAAATATGAGATTTGAAAAAGGTGAAACTACAAATGATGAGGAATTAAGTTCTAAATTAGCTTCAATGGCAGATGTTTATATTAATGATGCTTTTGGAGTTTCTCATAGAGCCCACTCATCAGTTGAAGGGATTGCCAAATATTTTGATATGGAGCATAAAGCTGCAGGATTTTTGATGGCAAAAGAAATTAAGTTTTTCCATCATATTGTTCATAATCCAAAAAGACCTTTTATATCAATTGTTGGTGGATCAAAAGTTTCAGGAAAATTAGAAGCATTACACAATCTAGTACCAAAAGTAGATAAAATCATTATTGGTGGAGGAATGGCATTTACATTCTTAAAAGCTTTAGGACATGAAATTGGTAACTCTTTAGTTGAAGAAGATTTAATTCCAGAAGCTGTTAAAATTATGGAACAAGCAAAACAATTAGGTGTTAAACTTTATTTACCAGTTGATGTTGTTGCAGCAGAAGCATTTAACGCAGAAGCAATAGCAAAAATTGTAACTGTTCAAGAAATACCAAAAGATTGGATGGGACTTGATATTGGACCTGCAAGTGCTTTATTATTCTCAGAAGCTTTACAAGATGCAAACACTATTTTATGGAATGGACCAATGGGTGTTTATGAAATGGATAAATTTGCAAAAGGAAGTACAAAAATTTCCCATGCAGTTGCATCATCATTTGCTACAACAGTAGTAGGTGGAGGAGATACAGCTGACCTTGTAAGAGTTACAGGTGACGAAGATGAAATGACATTTATATCAACAGGTGGGGGAGCTTCTTTAGAGTTAATCGAAGGTAAAATTTTACCAGGTGTTAAAGCTTTAGTAATTGAGGACGACAACGAATGA
- the gap gene encoding type I glyceraldehyde-3-phosphate dehydrogenase: MAVKVAINGLGRIGRCVARIVASRNDVELVAVNASGSEEMIQYNLKYDTVHGPRQDIKVEDGYIYIGNDKAKLLNEREPAKLDFASYGADVVLECTGAFLTKESVQAYIDNGVKKVVMSAPANDDTPTFVLGANEDKYAGEPIVSNASCTTNGLAPVARVLDDAFGIEKGLMTTIHSYTSSQPILDGKDKKDPRKGRAGATNLTPSSTGAAKAIGKVMPHLNGKLNGQAIRVPTPNVSLVDLTVTLNKSVTAAEVIEEFKNASTGKLKGILGVDEEYRVSSDFNGETLSTVVPIDTIQVIGGNMVKVLSWYDNEWGYSTRLVEMGIHVATK; the protein is encoded by the coding sequence ATGGCTGTTAAAGTTGCAATAAATGGTTTGGGTAGAATTGGTAGATGTGTTGCAAGAATTGTTGCAAGTAGAAATGATGTTGAATTAGTTGCTGTAAATGCTAGTGGTAGTGAAGAAATGATTCAATATAATCTAAAATATGATACTGTTCATGGTCCTCGACAAGATATAAAAGTTGAAGATGGATATATTTATATTGGTAACGATAAAGCTAAATTATTAAATGAAAGAGAACCTGCTAAACTAGATTTTGCATCATATGGTGCAGATGTAGTTTTAGAGTGTACGGGTGCTTTCTTAACTAAAGAATCTGTTCAAGCGTATATTGACAATGGTGTTAAAAAAGTTGTTATGAGTGCTCCTGCAAATGATGATACCCCTACATTTGTACTTGGTGCAAATGAAGATAAATATGCAGGTGAACCAATTGTTTCAAATGCTTCTTGTACTACAAATGGTTTAGCACCAGTTGCACGTGTACTTGATGATGCATTTGGAATTGAGAAAGGTTTAATGACAACTATTCACTCATATACAAGCTCACAACCTATCTTAGATGGTAAAGATAAAAAAGATCCAAGAAAAGGAAGAGCCGGAGCTACTAACTTAACTCCATCAAGTACAGGAGCTGCGAAAGCTATTGGAAAAGTAATGCCTCACTTAAATGGAAAATTAAATGGTCAAGCAATTAGAGTACCAACTCCAAATGTTTCATTAGTAGATTTAACAGTTACTTTAAATAAATCTGTTACTGCTGCTGAAGTAATTGAAGAATTCAAAAATGCTAGTACTGGAAAATTAAAAGGTATTTTAGGTGTTGATGAAGAGTACAGAGTAAGTTCTGATTTTAATGGTGAAACATTATCAACGGTAGTTCCAATAGATACTATTCAAGTAATCGGTGGAAATATGGTAAAAGTATTATCATGGTATGACAATGAATGGGGATACTCTACAAGACTTGTAGAAATGGGTATTCACGTAGCAACTAAATAA
- the nadD gene encoding nicotinate (nicotinamide) nucleotide adenylyltransferase: MRIAIFGGSFDPLHLAHVAIVQNALNKLDIDKLIVVPTYLNPFKSSFYLDPQTRFELLKKVFIKFEQVEVSNYEINQLAPSYSINTVNYLKDLYNPSKIYLIIGEDNMENLEKWYKYDELKKLVEFVIASRAGFESKKANEFKCLDINIDISSTQLREKINLDYIPREIKDDILNLNKKR, translated from the coding sequence GTGCGAATTGCAATATTTGGTGGAAGTTTTGACCCATTACATTTGGCACATGTTGCTATTGTACAAAATGCATTGAACAAACTAGATATTGATAAATTAATTGTCGTTCCTACTTATCTAAACCCTTTCAAAAGTAGCTTTTATTTAGATCCACAAACTAGATTTGAATTATTAAAAAAAGTTTTTATAAAATTTGAACAAGTTGAAGTTTCCAATTATGAAATAAATCAACTGGCTCCAAGTTATTCTATTAATACTGTAAATTATTTAAAAGATTTATATAATCCATCAAAGATTTATCTAATCATTGGTGAAGATAATATGGAAAATTTAGAAAAATGGTATAAGTATGATGAATTAAAAAAACTTGTAGAATTTGTAATTGCTTCTAGAGCTGGATTTGAATCAAAAAAAGCTAACGAGTTTAAATGTTTGGATATAAATATTGATATTAGTTCAACACAACTAAGAGAAAAAATCAATTTAGATTATATTCCAAGAGAAATTAAAGATGATATATTAAATCTTAACAAAAAAAGGTAA
- the rsfS gene encoding ribosome silencing factor, producing the protein MSTRLENIKKILDDKKAENIEIIDLRSKDYIVDYVVIATTLNPKHGYALLNYLRTDLKPTGEEFLRVDEDDEWTIIDLGDMFIHLMSENYRKKYSLEDFLSKLGTKEEE; encoded by the coding sequence TTGAGCACTAGATTAGAAAACATTAAAAAAATATTAGATGACAAAAAAGCGGAAAATATAGAAATTATTGATTTAAGATCAAAAGACTATATAGTTGATTATGTTGTAATTGCTACAACATTAAATCCAAAACATGGATATGCATTATTAAACTACTTAAGAACTGATTTAAAACCAACAGGTGAAGAATTTTTAAGAGTAGATGAAGATGATGAATGGACTATTATTGATTTAGGTGATATGTTTATTCACTTAATGAGTGAAAATTATAGAAAAAAATATTCACTTGAAGATTTTTTATCTAAATTAGGTACAAAAGAAGAGGAATAA
- the argS gene encoding arginine--tRNA ligase produces MQNLVKEFIEKTLNTSVVLEKPKDISFGHYATPVAFSLAKELKKSPMTIADELVLKFENCSMFEKVEAVKGFINFKLSTSFLQSLVDDALSNRNDYARQDKKNEKILLEYVSANPTGPLHIGHARGAIAGDSLARVGKYLGYDITTEYYINDAGAQMDLLGLSVCLAARDFIFNETVEYPETYYRGDYLIDIANVVIQKFGKEIIYDESKYKDIAFFSKDLVMDIIIKDLKDLGIEFDNFVSEKSLYPSWDSTKEVLEKNGSLYEKDEKIYLKSTAYGDDSDRVVVRDNGIPTYLAGDIIYHKNKFDRPFDKYINIWGADHHGYITRVKAAIEFTGFDSSKLEVILSQMVQLLKGGEPYKMSKRAGNVILMSDITEEIGSDALRFIFLTRKSDTHLEFDIDMLKNQDSSNPIFYINYAHARINQVFVKAGITFEDIKDISFEGLNQDGLNLVYESLLLESILNEAFTKRDMQKITEYLYSLASSIHKFYNEHKVIGSDEQNTYLKVLSIASLSINVGLSLLGIKAKEIM; encoded by the coding sequence TTGCAAAATTTAGTAAAAGAATTTATTGAAAAAACTTTAAATACAAGTGTAGTCTTAGAAAAACCAAAAGATATTTCTTTTGGTCATTATGCAACTCCCGTTGCATTTTCTTTGGCTAAAGAATTAAAAAAATCACCTATGACTATTGCTGATGAATTAGTTTTAAAGTTTGAAAACTGTTCAATGTTTGAAAAAGTGGAAGCGGTAAAAGGTTTCATAAACTTTAAACTATCAACTTCATTTTTACAATCATTAGTGGATGATGCATTATCAAATAGAAATGATTATGCAAGACAAGATAAAAAAAATGAAAAAATTCTATTAGAGTATGTTTCTGCAAATCCAACTGGACCTTTACATATAGGTCATGCAAGAGGAGCAATTGCAGGTGATTCACTTGCTCGTGTTGGAAAATATCTAGGTTATGATATTACAACAGAATATTATATCAATGATGCTGGTGCACAAATGGATCTTTTAGGTTTATCTGTATGTTTAGCTGCAAGAGATTTTATATTTAATGAAACAGTTGAATATCCAGAAACTTATTATAGAGGTGATTATCTAATTGATATTGCCAATGTAGTAATTCAAAAGTTTGGAAAAGAAATCATTTATGATGAATCAAAATATAAAGATATAGCATTCTTTTCAAAAGATTTAGTTATGGATATCATAATTAAAGATTTAAAAGATTTAGGTATAGAATTTGATAATTTTGTTTCTGAAAAATCTTTATATCCATCTTGGGATAGTACAAAAGAAGTTTTAGAAAAAAATGGTTCACTTTATGAAAAAGATGAAAAGATTTATCTTAAATCAACTGCTTATGGTGATGATTCAGATAGAGTTGTTGTAAGAGACAATGGAATACCTACATATCTTGCAGGTGATATAATTTATCATAAAAATAAATTTGATAGACCATTTGATAAGTATATAAATATTTGGGGTGCTGATCATCATGGATATATAACAAGGGTTAAAGCTGCAATTGAATTTACAGGTTTTGATTCTTCAAAACTTGAAGTAATTCTTTCTCAAATGGTTCAACTTTTAAAAGGTGGTGAGCCTTATAAAATGAGTAAGCGTGCTGGTAATGTTATTTTGATGTCTGATATCACAGAAGAGATAGGATCAGATGCTTTAAGATTTATATTTTTAACAAGAAAAAGTGATACACATTTAGAGTTTGATATTGATATGTTGAAAAATCAAGATTCATCTAATCCAATTTTTTATATTAATTATGCACATGCAAGAATCAATCAGGTTTTTGTTAAAGCTGGAATTACTTTTGAAGATATAAAAGATATAAGTTTTGAAGGTTTAAATCAAGATGGATTAAACTTAGTTTATGAATCTTTACTTTTAGAATCAATTTTAAATGAAGCCTTTACAAAAAGAGATATGCAAAAAATTACTGAATATTTATATTCATTAGCTTCAAGCATACATAAGTTCTACAATGAACATAAGGTAATAGGTAGTGATGAGCAAAATACTTATTTAAAAGTTCTTAGTATTGCATCATTAAGCATAAATGTTGGATTATCATTATTAGGAATAAAAGCTAAGGAGATAATGTAA
- a CDS encoding Sec-independent protein translocase subunit TatA/TatB produces MSMPGGMEWLLIAFVVLLLFGGKKIPELAKGLGSGIKNFKKAVKDDEDEVAEVKKSDELEKKSEATTADKNESKQV; encoded by the coding sequence ATGAGTATGCCTGGTGGTATGGAGTGGTTATTAATTGCGTTCGTAGTTTTATTATTGTTTGGTGGTAAGAAAATACCAGAATTAGCAAAAGGTTTAGGTTCTGGAATTAAGAACTTCAAAAAAGCTGTAAAAGATGATGAAGATGAAGTTGCTGAAGTTAAAAAATCAGATGAACTTGAAAAAAAATCAGAAGCTACTACTGCTGATAAAAATGAATCAAAACAAGTATAA
- a CDS encoding fluoride efflux transporter FluC, which translates to MSLSWQTILAIGLGGFLGAIARAYAVHFTNKHIPIEFPLGILLVNLIGSFIIGILFAYFSHYTVSVNLKAFLTTGFLGALTTYSTFAIESYLLFGTSIYLALTNIALNLFGTIIAAGSGYKLIHYILK; encoded by the coding sequence ATGTCTCTTAGTTGGCAAACAATTTTAGCTATTGGTCTTGGAGGATTTCTAGGAGCAATTGCTAGAGCTTATGCTGTACACTTTACAAATAAACATATACCTATAGAATTTCCTTTAGGAATTCTTCTTGTTAATCTCATAGGCTCTTTTATAATAGGGATTTTATTTGCCTATTTCTCACATTATACGGTTTCAGTAAATCTAAAAGCATTTCTTACAACAGGTTTTTTAGGTGCTTTAACTACATATTCCACTTTTGCTATTGAATCTTATTTACTATTTGGTACTTCAATTTACCTAGCACTTACAAATATTGCATTAAATTTATTTGGCACAATTATTGCAGCAGGTAGTGGCTATAAACTAATCCATTACATTTTAAAATAG